A region from the Arthrobacter roseus genome encodes:
- a CDS encoding haloacid dehalogenase type II, with translation MTTRPSVIVFDVNETLSDMSPLADAFTRAGVPASLARLWFTEVLRDGFALTSAGDNPAFADLATDSLHRLLTQTSGPGDYQEQVDSIMAVFTNLSLHPDAAPGISALSCITELITLSNGATSVAESLLGRGGVRDEFSRFLSVQDAPRWKPAREAYDYAGRETGQTVDRLLLVAVHPWDIHGANAAGLKTAWINRTGASYPSYFSGPDIEAEDLVALAGQLAGS, from the coding sequence ATGACGACCAGACCGTCCGTCATCGTTTTCGACGTCAATGAAACCCTGTCCGACATGAGCCCCCTCGCAGACGCGTTCACCCGCGCCGGGGTGCCTGCTTCCCTTGCCCGGCTGTGGTTTACGGAAGTACTCCGCGACGGGTTCGCTCTTACCTCAGCGGGGGACAACCCTGCCTTTGCCGACCTTGCCACCGACAGTCTTCACCGCCTCCTGACACAGACCTCAGGACCGGGGGACTATCAGGAACAGGTCGATTCCATCATGGCCGTTTTCACGAACCTCTCACTGCACCCGGATGCCGCACCAGGAATCAGTGCGCTCAGTTGTATCACGGAACTGATCACCCTCAGCAACGGTGCCACCTCGGTGGCGGAATCCCTCCTGGGACGAGGCGGCGTCCGGGACGAATTTTCGCGGTTCCTCAGTGTTCAGGACGCTCCCCGCTGGAAACCCGCCCGCGAAGCCTATGATTACGCCGGCCGGGAAACCGGTCAAACTGTCGACCGGCTGCTGCTCGTCGCCGTGCACCCATGGGATATTCACGGTGCCAACGCGGCCGGCCTGAAAACAGCGTGGATCAACCGTACCGGGGCCTCCTACCCCTCCTATTTCAGCGGGCCCGATATTGAAGCCGAAGACCTGGTGGCTCTCGCAGGGCAGCTTGCCGGATCCTGA
- a CDS encoding cupredoxin domain-containing protein — MRRSTMRDRVGEEAAQRAAGHQRQDRHSVSETILGLEEDFVEWIDGQDIVCLITPPEGLIMITSRKVLSVAFTAALVGGAGLGSTGAALASPGPVSQSGPAMPTEQMAITIDNFVFTGPGTVNPGGEVTVTNNDTEAHSVTADDGSFDVTIPGGGSATFTAPSEAGTYGFFCKFHGNMKSSLTVGVEGMAQMHDQMMLGAESGSAEGDGMDQMGAVPKGGADTGVSTESTSEESTIIAFGGGLLLLAAAGGTYVVCRRNSGN; from the coding sequence GTGCGTAGGTCTACTATGCGCGATAGGGTTGGTGAAGAGGCAGCCCAACGCGCCGCAGGTCACCAGCGCCAAGACCGGCACAGCGTTTCCGAGACGATTCTGGGGCTTGAGGAAGATTTCGTCGAATGGATTGACGGCCAGGATATTGTCTGCCTAATTACCCCGCCGGAGGGACTCATCATGATCACCAGTAGAAAAGTTCTCAGCGTCGCTTTCACCGCAGCCTTGGTTGGAGGGGCAGGCCTCGGGTCTACAGGGGCTGCTCTGGCCTCTCCCGGCCCGGTGTCCCAGTCAGGACCGGCGATGCCCACCGAGCAGATGGCTATCACCATCGATAACTTCGTGTTTACGGGGCCAGGCACGGTCAACCCGGGCGGTGAGGTCACGGTGACCAACAATGACACCGAAGCCCATTCGGTGACCGCCGATGATGGTTCCTTCGATGTCACCATCCCGGGTGGGGGTAGCGCCACTTTCACGGCTCCCAGTGAAGCAGGCACCTATGGGTTCTTCTGCAAATTCCACGGCAACATGAAAAGCTCTCTCACTGTCGGAGTCGAAGGCATGGCGCAGATGCACGACCAGATGATGTTGGGCGCGGAGTCCGGTAGTGCGGAAGGCGATGGGATGGACCAGATGGGTGCGGTGCCCAAGGGCGGCGCCGACACCGGAGTATCGACCGAGAGTACGAGCGAGGAGTCAACCATTATCGCTTTCGGTGGAGGTTTGCTGCTCCTCGCTGCAGCCGGCGGAACCTACGTTGTCTGCCGGCGGAACAGCGGCAACTGA
- a CDS encoding isochorismatase family protein, translated as MTFDNSTTALVLTDPQNDFLSPDGVTWELVGNSVRENNTVEHIDQLLAAAKTAGYKVFISPHYYFPQDHQWEFGGTLEKKMHEIGMFDRPGPLSLEGFEGSGADWLEQYKPYIQDGKTIICSPHKVYGPEQNDLVLQLRKRGISKVVLAGMSANLCIESHLRELLEQGFDVTVVADATAAAQHPELGDGYAAALTNFNYIAGAVITTDEAVASF; from the coding sequence ATGACTTTCGATAACTCAACAACAGCACTCGTACTGACCGACCCGCAGAATGATTTCCTCAGCCCCGACGGGGTGACATGGGAACTGGTCGGCAACAGTGTGCGGGAGAACAACACGGTTGAACACATCGACCAGTTACTGGCCGCCGCCAAAACCGCCGGTTACAAGGTTTTCATCTCCCCGCACTACTACTTCCCGCAAGATCATCAGTGGGAATTCGGCGGGACGCTGGAAAAGAAAATGCACGAAATCGGTATGTTCGACCGGCCTGGACCCCTGAGCTTAGAGGGATTTGAAGGCTCCGGTGCTGACTGGCTGGAGCAGTACAAACCCTACATCCAGGACGGGAAAACCATTATCTGCAGCCCTCACAAGGTGTACGGCCCGGAGCAGAACGACCTCGTCCTCCAACTTCGCAAACGTGGCATCAGCAAGGTCGTCCTGGCAGGAATGTCCGCCAATCTTTGCATCGAGAGCCACCTGCGGGAGCTTTTGGAGCAGGGCTTCGATGTGACGGTCGTCGCGGACGCTACGGCAGCAGCGCAACACCCTGAGCTGGGAGACGGCTACGCCGCTGCCCTGACGAACTTCAACTACATCGCAGGTGCCGTAATCACCACCGACGAGGCCGTTGCGTCTTTTTAG
- a CDS encoding dihydrolipoyl dehydrogenase family protein, which translates to MVPPIPGLDEAPMVTSETVWDLVELPQRLVVIGGGPIACELGQAFARLGSAVVMLVRSEILPKEDRDAAAIVRASLQEDGVEIVEGVEAESVSTSHDDGGSNDDGHSRSTIHTGDGRAFDADVILVAVGRKARTEGLGLEHVRVEYDDAGHVLVDAGMRTSNPRIWAAGDVTPHPDFTHLAGVYASTAASNAVLGVHRSVSTIVPRVTFTSPEVAAVGLTKADGKDQTTSTIQHAHTDRAITEEQTSGFTRLVIGKGGRILGGTIVGPRAGESLAELTLAVHQKLTTRDLAGVTHPYPTYNDALWNAAIADARTALDSPLVRTAMTGLVKFNRWRNRRS; encoded by the coding sequence ATGGTGCCACCGATTCCGGGATTGGACGAGGCTCCGATGGTGACATCGGAAACCGTGTGGGACCTGGTGGAACTTCCGCAGCGCCTCGTGGTCATCGGGGGAGGCCCGATCGCATGTGAGCTGGGGCAGGCTTTCGCGCGGCTCGGCTCGGCCGTGGTGATGCTGGTGCGCTCGGAGATCCTGCCGAAAGAGGACCGCGATGCTGCGGCGATCGTGCGAGCCAGCCTGCAGGAAGACGGCGTGGAAATCGTTGAAGGAGTGGAGGCCGAAAGCGTCAGCACCTCCCATGACGACGGTGGCAGCAATGATGACGGCCATTCTCGAAGCACCATTCACACCGGTGATGGGCGCGCATTCGATGCCGACGTCATCCTGGTCGCTGTGGGCCGGAAGGCCCGCACCGAAGGTCTGGGGCTGGAGCACGTGCGTGTGGAGTACGACGACGCCGGCCACGTGCTGGTGGATGCGGGAATGCGCACGTCGAATCCGAGGATCTGGGCGGCGGGAGATGTGACACCGCACCCCGACTTCACCCACCTGGCAGGGGTTTATGCGAGCACCGCAGCCTCCAATGCCGTCCTGGGCGTACACCGGTCGGTCAGCACGATCGTTCCGCGGGTGACCTTCACCTCCCCCGAGGTTGCCGCCGTCGGACTTACCAAGGCTGACGGCAAGGATCAGACCACCTCGACCATCCAGCACGCGCATACGGATCGGGCTATCACCGAAGAGCAGACCTCGGGCTTCACCCGGCTGGTGATCGGCAAGGGCGGGCGGATTCTCGGAGGCACGATCGTGGGACCCCGGGCCGGGGAATCCCTGGCGGAACTGACACTTGCCGTACACCAAAAGCTCACCACACGGGACTTGGCCGGGGTCACCCATCCCTATCCCACGTATAACGACGCCCTGTGGAATGCGGCAATCGCCGATGCCCGTACGGCGCTCGACTCGCCTCTGGTCCGCACCGCGATGACCGGTCTGGTGAAATTCAACCGTTGGCGCAACCGGCGGTCCTGA
- a CDS encoding DUF427 domain-containing protein: MARAMWNGAVIAESEDVVVVEGNSYFPMDAVDQRYFKDSDMYSVCPWKDKASYRTLEVNGQQNTDAAWFYPEPKQRALPIKNHVAFWRGVTIEPSGAAPQ, from the coding sequence ATGGCAAGAGCAATGTGGAACGGAGCGGTCATCGCCGAGTCTGAGGATGTTGTGGTGGTCGAGGGCAACAGCTACTTCCCCATGGACGCGGTGGACCAACGGTATTTCAAGGACAGCGACATGTACTCAGTCTGCCCGTGGAAAGACAAGGCCAGTTACCGCACCCTTGAAGTGAATGGACAGCAGAATACGGACGCCGCCTGGTTTTACCCCGAACCAAAACAGCGGGCACTGCCGATCAAGAATCATGTCGCCTTCTGGCGTGGCGTCACCATCGAACCCAGCGGCGCTGCACCTCAGTGA
- a CDS encoding class I SAM-dependent methyltransferase → MILIAGKYRSFAPLYDLLSAEWPVYRAGRKIGIESLDLHSGDQVLDIGCGTGGTIVGIDRSPNMLAQARRKATRKG, encoded by the coding sequence GTGATCCTAATCGCCGGAAAATACCGCAGCTTCGCACCCCTGTATGATCTGCTCTCAGCCGAATGGCCTGTGTATCGGGCCGGCAGGAAGATCGGCATCGAATCCCTGGACCTTCATTCCGGTGACCAGGTCCTGGACATCGGCTGCGGCACCGGGGGCACTATCGTGGGCATCGACCGCAGCCCCAACATGCTGGCCCAGGCCCGACGGAAAGCCACGCGCAAAGGCTGA
- a CDS encoding alpha/beta fold hydrolase → MNARWVEHGTGSPVVLVHGIPTSPRLWRHVMPRVHGRTLAWEMPGYGSSIPDGKDRDLGLSAQAGYLLEWIESLDLNELPVLVGHDLGGGVAQIAVVRAAERFSGLVLTNSVCYDSWPIPSVKAMQRVAPALAFLPQVLMYPTFVQLIHRGHDDRKIALESLAEHWGPYVSHGAARSMMRQAAALDIQDTLDISDRLAGLKLPVRVVWGEADAFQKIRYGERLAADLGADLIRIPGGKHFTPEDHPRDIADAINSLLAGAGKD, encoded by the coding sequence ATGAACGCGCGCTGGGTGGAGCACGGTACGGGCAGTCCCGTTGTTCTGGTGCATGGGATCCCGACTTCGCCGCGGCTTTGGCGCCACGTGATGCCACGGGTTCACGGCAGGACGCTGGCATGGGAAATGCCCGGCTATGGGTCGAGCATTCCCGACGGGAAAGACCGTGACCTCGGCCTCTCGGCCCAGGCTGGATACCTTCTGGAGTGGATCGAATCCCTTGACCTGAATGAATTGCCGGTCCTGGTTGGGCATGATCTTGGCGGGGGAGTCGCGCAGATCGCGGTGGTGCGGGCAGCTGAGCGTTTCTCGGGACTGGTCCTGACCAACTCGGTATGTTACGACTCGTGGCCTATCCCCAGTGTGAAGGCGATGCAGCGTGTGGCACCGGCGTTGGCATTTCTGCCTCAGGTGCTGATGTACCCGACTTTCGTCCAGCTGATACACCGCGGCCACGATGACCGGAAGATTGCTCTGGAATCCCTCGCGGAGCACTGGGGACCGTATGTGTCCCACGGTGCGGCGCGGAGCATGATGCGCCAGGCCGCCGCACTTGATATTCAGGACACCCTGGACATTTCGGACCGGTTGGCGGGCCTGAAGCTGCCTGTACGGGTGGTGTGGGGTGAAGCCGACGCGTTCCAGAAGATCAGGTATGGGGAGCGGCTCGCCGCCGATCTCGGAGCCGACCTGATCCGGATACCCGGGGGCAAGCACTTTACTCCCGAAGACCATCCACGGGACATCGCCGACGCCATCAACTCGCTCCTCGCCGGAGCCGGAAAGGACTAA
- a CDS encoding thioredoxin family protein: protein MATVDITEITFETVLNDNDIVLIDFWAGWCAPCCRFAPTYSAASEKHSDIAFTKVDTEDEQAFSAKAGISSIPTLMAFREKVLVFSQPGALDATALEQVIIEVKALNMQDIHAGLAAQNTGVNS, encoded by the coding sequence ATGGCAACCGTTGACATCACCGAAATAACCTTCGAAACCGTACTCAATGACAATGATATTGTTCTGATTGATTTCTGGGCGGGCTGGTGCGCACCCTGCTGCAGGTTCGCCCCGACGTACAGCGCAGCTTCCGAAAAGCACTCTGACATTGCCTTCACGAAGGTCGACACGGAGGACGAACAGGCGTTCTCGGCGAAGGCGGGCATCAGTTCCATCCCGACACTGATGGCCTTCCGTGAGAAAGTCCTTGTGTTCTCGCAGCCCGGGGCCCTGGACGCCACGGCACTCGAACAGGTCATCATCGAAGTCAAAGCCCTCAATATGCAAGACATTCATGCTGGCCTTGCCGCGCAAAACACCGGCGTCAACAGCTGA
- a CDS encoding FAD-dependent oxidoreductase, whose protein sequence is MERKDGIIDLLVVGGGTAGIVGAKTAARLGARTVLVESARTGGDCLWTGCVPSKTLLSAARSSAARRSLGGRGTAFAEVRARILEAIAAIEPDDSPASLEAVGASVVTGTVRFTAPGEADVDGRPSGSARR, encoded by the coding sequence ATGGAACGCAAAGATGGGATCATCGATTTGCTGGTGGTCGGCGGTGGTACGGCCGGAATCGTGGGAGCGAAGACCGCAGCCCGGCTCGGCGCCCGAACGGTCCTGGTCGAATCCGCCCGCACGGGCGGGGACTGCTTGTGGACCGGGTGTGTCCCGTCCAAGACTCTGCTCTCCGCGGCCAGGAGCTCGGCGGCCCGGCGCTCCCTCGGCGGCCGCGGAACGGCTTTTGCAGAGGTGAGGGCACGCATCTTGGAGGCCATCGCTGCCATCGAACCCGATGATTCTCCGGCGTCGCTGGAAGCCGTCGGTGCGTCAGTTGTGACCGGTACGGTCCGGTTCACGGCTCCCGGTGAAGCCGACGTCGACGGGAGACCATCCGGTTCCGCCAGGCGCTGA
- a CDS encoding antibiotic biosynthesis monooxygenase family protein: protein MIFEHAQLTIRHDGHEEFHKTYPAIRENLLAATGCRSVDLHRSVDQPQVYLLRVGWNALTDHTEVFPETEQGRNVLALLGPHVESLDMIHFEGNPLQPAE, encoded by the coding sequence ATGATTTTCGAACACGCGCAGCTCACCATCCGTCATGACGGGCATGAGGAATTCCACAAGACGTACCCCGCTATCCGCGAGAACCTCCTGGCAGCGACCGGATGCCGGTCAGTGGACCTGCATCGCAGCGTCGACCAACCACAGGTCTACCTGCTCCGTGTGGGATGGAACGCTCTGACCGACCACACGGAGGTCTTTCCCGAAACGGAGCAGGGTCGCAACGTTCTGGCCCTACTCGGACCGCATGTGGAGTCCCTGGACATGATCCACTTCGAGGGAAATCCCCTTCAGCCCGCCGAATGA
- a CDS encoding CDP-alcohol phosphatidyltransferase family protein, which yields MTSGKDNDDWSFKAFDPAPGDRSRCEAVLGSRDATNSLLAQLRAGGWGVEAWAKLFIVASQRSVDQECARPRAFLEVTALHLLLVVCAGTSGWKWVVLTWSLATSHLGLLKERTSLGPANIINLLRANLPALEKSLGRWAPVFALISDFVDGKLARATGTETSFGQYADFFADTALWIWFSVRYETSRTVRTAAFAAWALPVVLVASVSFAQGRMIDVPRSWWFRPAAVGQVLLGARMARRWFRPTHYKRGQETGDGSLLIQGPRCIDLGGTSG from the coding sequence GTGACGAGTGGAAAAGACAATGACGACTGGTCCTTCAAAGCGTTTGACCCTGCACCCGGTGACAGGAGCAGGTGCGAGGCTGTGCTGGGTAGTCGTGATGCCACCAATAGCCTTCTCGCCCAACTTCGTGCCGGCGGCTGGGGCGTTGAAGCGTGGGCGAAGCTGTTCATCGTGGCCTCCCAGCGGTCGGTTGATCAGGAGTGTGCCCGCCCGCGGGCTTTTCTGGAGGTAACAGCACTGCACCTCCTCTTGGTTGTTTGTGCGGGTACATCCGGTTGGAAGTGGGTCGTGCTTACCTGGTCTCTCGCGACGAGTCACCTGGGATTGCTTAAGGAGAGAACTTCGTTGGGGCCGGCCAACATCATTAACCTGTTGCGGGCCAATCTTCCGGCTCTCGAGAAGTCGCTGGGTCGCTGGGCGCCGGTTTTTGCCCTCATCAGCGACTTCGTCGACGGCAAACTCGCCCGGGCGACGGGCACCGAAACTTCCTTCGGTCAATATGCTGATTTCTTCGCGGACACCGCCCTCTGGATCTGGTTCAGCGTGCGTTACGAAACGAGCCGGACCGTGCGTACCGCGGCGTTCGCGGCCTGGGCCTTGCCCGTGGTCCTGGTTGCTTCTGTTAGTTTCGCACAGGGCCGGATGATCGATGTCCCGCGCTCCTGGTGGTTCAGACCCGCAGCGGTAGGCCAGGTGCTGCTCGGCGCCCGGATGGCAAGGCGCTGGTTCCGGCCCACCCACTACAAGAGGGGGCAGGAAACTGGTGACGGGTCACTCTTGATTCAAGGCCCTAGGTGTATTGATCTAGGGGGAACGTCCGGGTGA